In Oncorhynchus nerka isolate Pitt River linkage group LG26, Oner_Uvic_2.0, whole genome shotgun sequence, one DNA window encodes the following:
- the LOC115110547 gene encoding eukaryotic translation initiation factor 3 subunit G-like isoform X1, with amino-acid sequence MPSIEYDDSKPSWADQVEEEGDEGTLPPLKETVKGNVKTITEYKIDEDGKKFKIIRTFKIETRKASKAVARRKGLPPIPFYQNWKKFGNSEYDPPGPNVADTTVSDDVFMVFISSKEDLNAQDVEEDPMNKLKGQKIVSCRICKGDHWTTRCPYKDTLGPMQKELAEQLGLSTGDPTKTAGDEPEPAAPAAGSKTGKYVPPSLRDGNTRRGESMQPNRRGASDDNATIRVTNLSEDTRETDLQELFRPFGSISRIYLAKDKNTGQSKGFAFISFHRREDAARAIAGVSGFGYDHLILNVEWAKPSNN; translated from the exons ATGCCGTCGATTGAATACGACGA TTCCAAGCCCAGTTGGGCCGATCAGGTTGAAGAGGAGGGAGACGAAG GTACCCTACCCCCTCTAAAAGAAACCGTAAAAGGAAATGTCAAAACCATCACGGAATACAAGATCGACGAGGATGGAAAGAAGTTCAAG ATTATTCGCACCTTCAAGATTGAGACTAGGAAGGCCTCCAAAGCTGTTGCCAGGAGAAAG ggccttcctccaATCCCCTTCTATCAGAACTGGAAGAAGTTTGGCAACTCGGAGTATGACCCACCAGGTCCCAATGTTGCTGATACCACAGTCAGTGATGATGTCTTCATGGTGTTCATCTCTAGCAAAGAG GACCTGAATGCCCAAGACGTGGAAGAGGACCCCATGAACAAGCTGAAGGGACAGAAGATAGTGTCCTGTCGAATCTGTAAAGGAGACCATTGGACCACCCGTTGCCCCTACAAGGACACTCTGGGTCCCATGCAGAAGGAGCTGGCCGAGCAGCTGGGCCTGTCCACTGGAGACCCGACGAAGACTGCAGGAG ACGAGCCTGAGCCTGCCGCACCAGCTGCAGGGAGCAAAACAGGGAAGTATGTGCCCCCCAGCCTGAGGGATGGCAACACACGTAGAGGAGAGTCCATGCAACCCAATCGCCGTGGTGCAT CTGATGACAACGCCACCATCCGTGTGACCAACCTGTCTGAGGACACCCGTGAGACGGATCTGCAGGAGCTCTTCAGGCCGTTCGGCTCAATTTCCAGGATCTACCTGGCCAAGGACAAAAACACAGGCCAGTCCAAG GGCTTTGCCTTCATCAGTTTCCACCGCAGGGAGGATGCAGCCAGAGCCATCGCAGGAGTGTCAGGATTTGGATACGATCATCTTATCCTCAATGTGGAATGGGCCAA ACCATCAAACAACTGA
- the LOC115110547 gene encoding eukaryotic translation initiation factor 3 subunit G-like isoform X2: MPSIEYDDSKPSWADQVEEEGDEGTLPPLKETVKGNVKTITEYKIDEDGKKFKIIRTFKIETRKASKAVARRKNWKKFGNSEYDPPGPNVADTTVSDDVFMVFISSKEDLNAQDVEEDPMNKLKGQKIVSCRICKGDHWTTRCPYKDTLGPMQKELAEQLGLSTGDPTKTAGDEPEPAAPAAGSKTGKYVPPSLRDGNTRRGESMQPNRRGASDDNATIRVTNLSEDTRETDLQELFRPFGSISRIYLAKDKNTGQSKGFAFISFHRREDAARAIAGVSGFGYDHLILNVEWAKPSNN; encoded by the exons ATGCCGTCGATTGAATACGACGA TTCCAAGCCCAGTTGGGCCGATCAGGTTGAAGAGGAGGGAGACGAAG GTACCCTACCCCCTCTAAAAGAAACCGTAAAAGGAAATGTCAAAACCATCACGGAATACAAGATCGACGAGGATGGAAAGAAGTTCAAG ATTATTCGCACCTTCAAGATTGAGACTAGGAAGGCCTCCAAAGCTGTTGCCAGGAGAAAG AACTGGAAGAAGTTTGGCAACTCGGAGTATGACCCACCAGGTCCCAATGTTGCTGATACCACAGTCAGTGATGATGTCTTCATGGTGTTCATCTCTAGCAAAGAG GACCTGAATGCCCAAGACGTGGAAGAGGACCCCATGAACAAGCTGAAGGGACAGAAGATAGTGTCCTGTCGAATCTGTAAAGGAGACCATTGGACCACCCGTTGCCCCTACAAGGACACTCTGGGTCCCATGCAGAAGGAGCTGGCCGAGCAGCTGGGCCTGTCCACTGGAGACCCGACGAAGACTGCAGGAG ACGAGCCTGAGCCTGCCGCACCAGCTGCAGGGAGCAAAACAGGGAAGTATGTGCCCCCCAGCCTGAGGGATGGCAACACACGTAGAGGAGAGTCCATGCAACCCAATCGCCGTGGTGCAT CTGATGACAACGCCACCATCCGTGTGACCAACCTGTCTGAGGACACCCGTGAGACGGATCTGCAGGAGCTCTTCAGGCCGTTCGGCTCAATTTCCAGGATCTACCTGGCCAAGGACAAAAACACAGGCCAGTCCAAG GGCTTTGCCTTCATCAGTTTCCACCGCAGGGAGGATGCAGCCAGAGCCATCGCAGGAGTGTCAGGATTTGGATACGATCATCTTATCCTCAATGTGGAATGGGCCAA ACCATCAAACAACTGA
- the LOC115110544 gene encoding P2Y purinoceptor 11-like, whose amino-acid sequence MMDYNSSCHGDKFQVQLLPSMYGVEFCVALVGNLFALRLLATRERNNWHTGVVLSCNLAISDLLYVLTLPLLIVYYMQDKNWLFGVAVCKIERFLFTCNLYVSIYFIMCISVNRYVAIVYPFFSRNHVNPDKAKAASVVIWIFVTAISSPVLKFASTCPEGINKTRCVSYSYCTNSDAVAVAYTHLFYKFFLSVVGCFIPFLVTFASYCAVLRVVWRNVNITSLEKRKVALMVFAVVVMYAISFVPYHLLQSYYFYQKVDELGSVCDWVYKAYQVSKGLATLNMCIHPLLYMAVFDNIRVACCGRSSADMAMNNT is encoded by the coding sequence ATGATGGATTACAACTCTTCTTGTCATGGTGACAAGTTCCAAGTGCAGTTATTGCCTTCAATGTACGGTGTTGAGTTCTGCGTGGCGTTGGTTGGTAACCTGTTTGCCCTGAGACTCTTGGCGACCAGGGAGAGGAACAACTGGCACACTGGTGTGGTGCTGTCCTGTAACCTGGCCATCAGTGACCTGCTCTATGTCCTCACACTGCCCCTGCTCATAGTCTACTACATGCAGGACAAGAACTGGCTGTTTGGGGTGGCGGTCTGTAAGATAGAACGCTTCCTCTTCACCTGCAACCTGTATGTCAGTATCTACTTCATCATGTGTATCAGTGTGAACCGCTATGTGGCCATTGTGTACCCCTTCTTCAGCCGGAACCATGTGAACCCAGACAAAGCCAAGGCTGCCAGTGTCGTCATCTGGATCTTTGTGACAGCcatctcctctcctgtgctgAAGTTTGCCTCCACATGTCCAGAGGGAATCAACAAAACCCGTTGTGTATCCTACTCCTATTGCACCAACAGTGATGCAGTTGCAGTTGCATACACTCACTTGTTTTACAAATTCTTTCTGTCTGTGGTTGGGTGTTTTATTCCCTTCCTGGTCACATTTGCATCATACTGCGCAGTGTTAAGGGTGGTGTGGAGGAATGTGAATATAACCTCCCTGGAGAAACGGAAGGTGGCCCTGATGGTGTTTGCAGTGGTTGTGATGTATGCCATTTCCTTTGTGCCTTATCACCTCCTCCAGAGCTACTATTTCTACCAGAAGGTTGACGAACTTGGCTCTGTCTGCGACTGGGTGTACAAGGCCTACCAGGTGTCCAAGGGACTGGCTACACTGAACATGTGCATCCATCCACTGCTCTACATGGCTGTGTTTGATAACATCCGAGTCGCCTGCTGTGGAAGGAGCTCAGCAGATATGGCAATGAATAATACATGA